The following coding sequences are from one Paenibacillus tundrae window:
- a CDS encoding multi antimicrobial extrusion protein MatE translates to MTSSEPLSWRRLFAFFVPLGISASLVTISHVIINSTLARSAHPETIIASYAIAGSLLTLTERPSTLLRQTCSALVRDRLSFQALTFVTKIFLACVLLIGFAIVYSPIGTGVFKYLFGVSPDLLSHVIDVYEILMYVSIFSVIRNVYQGIIITNNRTKWLTIGMLFRLAGMYGLSLYFIYTDTINSGRVGAIIFAAGMMIEALVSFIEGNNIKRNMPAKLEDHPVETRNDVFRFYKPLLLSSFVALFIGPVINIVLGKTTGIALAISSFAIASSLMQLMLSFFTYIHQIVLNFYEIDAKLVKKFALVTGFIPFAMTVSIAYTPLGPWVMENVMSVQGTLLEQSLWTLRAFVLFPLISPFLDYSNGLILLRGQTKTMFRSQTANAICTIIVLLILVSIFPAWNGMIGAVAQSLGLLAELVIVWLVIRRTTKEPSMSSRSSRKSTSLKG, encoded by the coding sequence ATGACGTCAAGTGAACCGCTCTCGTGGAGACGGTTATTTGCTTTTTTTGTGCCTCTCGGCATATCTGCCTCTCTTGTCACCATCTCTCACGTTATCATCAATAGCACGCTTGCCCGCTCTGCTCACCCAGAGACGATCATTGCTAGTTATGCAATTGCCGGCAGCTTGCTTACTCTCACCGAACGCCCCTCTACCTTGTTACGGCAAACTTGTTCTGCACTCGTTCGGGATCGACTTTCTTTTCAAGCACTCACCTTTGTAACCAAAATTTTTCTCGCCTGTGTCCTTTTGATCGGATTCGCCATTGTCTATTCCCCTATCGGTACAGGTGTTTTCAAATATTTATTTGGCGTAAGTCCAGATTTGTTATCCCATGTAATCGATGTGTATGAAATTCTGATGTACGTCAGTATTTTCTCTGTTATCCGTAACGTCTATCAAGGCATTATCATAACGAATAATCGAACAAAGTGGCTGACCATCGGCATGTTATTTCGCTTAGCCGGAATGTATGGTCTGTCCCTATATTTTATCTATACTGATACCATTAATAGCGGACGTGTAGGTGCCATCATTTTTGCGGCAGGCATGATGATTGAGGCATTGGTCAGTTTTATCGAAGGAAATAACATTAAACGTAACATGCCTGCTAAGCTTGAGGATCATCCCGTCGAAACGAGAAATGATGTATTTCGATTCTACAAACCTTTACTGCTGTCCAGCTTTGTCGCGCTCTTCATCGGACCGGTCATTAATATCGTGCTTGGCAAAACAACAGGCATTGCCTTAGCAATCTCTTCTTTTGCTATTGCCAGCAGTTTGATGCAGCTGATGCTAAGCTTTTTTACGTACATTCACCAGATTGTGCTGAATTTTTATGAGATTGACGCTAAACTAGTCAAAAAGTTTGCACTCGTCACTGGATTTATCCCTTTTGCCATGACCGTGTCGATAGCGTATACACCGCTGGGCCCATGGGTGATGGAAAATGTCATGAGTGTTCAGGGAACTCTATTAGAGCAAAGTCTGTGGACGCTGCGTGCCTTTGTCCTCTTTCCTCTGATCTCGCCTTTTCTGGATTACAGCAATGGGCTCATCCTATTACGAGGACAGACCAAAACGATGTTTCGCTCACAAACAGCCAATGCAATCTGCACAATTATCGTCCTTCTTATTCTAGTGAGCATCTTCCCTGCCTGGAATGGAATGATTGGAGCCGTTGCGCAATCTCTGGGGTTACTTGCGGAACTGGTTATCGTGTGGTTGGTCATTCGACGTACGACCAAGGAACCTTCGATGTCTTCTCGATCCTCTAGGAAATCAACTTCCCTTAAGGGTTAA
- a CDS encoding tetraprenyl-beta-curcumene synthase family protein has protein sequence MSQSNQSRHQYPRNSLDLMRKVYKYTIPETRKKLDEWREQAEKIPNEELRNQALASIRDKQFHCEGGTVYALPDMPKRHILIPLIVAYQTISDYLDNLCDRSTSMDPNDFRLLHQSMLDAVDPEATPVNYYALREEQDDGGYLRNLVTTCQELTRQLPGYASAKPQIQDLAGLYTDLQVYKHIKPELRETALLEWWSEHRHRTPQFRWNEFAAATGSTLGVFMLFLAASDEQLTEEQAASIHTAYFPHVCALHIMLDYLIDQDEDRVGGDLNFCNYYENVETMLDRIAFIVEMARSDVQNIPGSSFHRMIIEGLLAIYLSDPKVSEQHEVRAISKRLMKKSPMTRVFFFIFSRWIRKHM, from the coding sequence TTGAGCCAATCAAATCAGAGTCGTCATCAATATCCACGAAATTCATTGGATTTGATGAGAAAGGTGTACAAGTACACGATTCCGGAGACGCGGAAAAAATTAGATGAGTGGCGTGAACAGGCTGAGAAAATTCCGAATGAAGAATTGCGGAATCAAGCTCTTGCCAGCATCAGGGACAAGCAATTCCACTGCGAAGGCGGTACGGTCTATGCTTTGCCCGATATGCCGAAGAGGCATATCTTAATTCCGCTAATTGTTGCTTACCAAACCATCAGTGATTATTTAGACAATTTGTGTGACCGCAGCACATCGATGGATCCGAACGACTTCCGTCTGCTCCATCAATCCATGCTTGATGCGGTAGATCCCGAGGCGACACCAGTCAATTATTATGCTCTTCGTGAGGAGCAGGATGACGGTGGGTACTTGCGGAATCTGGTGACTACATGTCAGGAGTTGACTCGTCAGCTGCCTGGATATGCGTCCGCCAAGCCTCAAATTCAGGATCTGGCAGGCCTATACACGGACCTGCAGGTATATAAGCATATCAAACCGGAACTGAGAGAAACGGCTTTGCTCGAGTGGTGGTCGGAGCATCGTCACCGCACGCCTCAGTTTCGTTGGAACGAATTTGCCGCCGCTACTGGCTCTACGCTGGGCGTATTCATGCTGTTTTTGGCTGCGAGCGACGAGCAGTTAACTGAAGAGCAGGCTGCCTCGATCCACACCGCCTATTTTCCGCATGTATGCGCATTACACATTATGCTCGATTATTTAATCGACCAGGATGAGGATCGTGTCGGGGGAGATCTCAACTTCTGTAATTACTATGAGAATGTAGAGACGATGCTGGACCGAATTGCTTTTATTGTGGAGATGGCGCGCAGTGATGTGCAGAACATTCCGGGAAGCTCCTTTCACCGAATGATCATTGAAGGATTACTTGCCATTTACCTGTCTGATCCCAAAGTAAGCGAACAACATGAAGTTCGCGCCATTTCCAAGCGTTTGATGAAGAAGAGTCCAATGACAAGAGTATTTTTCTTTATCTTTAGTCGCTGGATTCGCAAGCACATGTAA
- the pfkA gene encoding 6-phosphofructokinase has protein sequence MTAVKKIAVLTSGGDSQGMNAAVRAVVRSGLFHGLEVYGVQRGYQGLLNNDIFPMDLRSVGDIIQRGGTVLQSARCKEFYTAEGQEKGADILRARGIDGLVVIGGDGSYNGANKLSKLGINTMGLPGTIDNDISFTDYTIGFDTAVSVVVDAVNKLRDTMSSHERSSIVEVMGRHCGDIALHAGLASGAETILVPEVPFDMDEVADRMKANFAHGKRHSIIIVAEGVGKGEDVAKELMERCPTYEPRVTVLGHIQRGGTPTPFDRNLASRLGDFAVRSLIAGETDKGCGIIKGELVLTDIDKVVNTKKDFDVETYELAQRLSQ, from the coding sequence ATGACAGCAGTAAAAAAAATCGCAGTTTTAACGAGCGGTGGCGATTCACAAGGGATGAACGCGGCCGTTCGTGCGGTGGTTCGCAGCGGACTATTTCACGGTCTTGAGGTATATGGTGTGCAGCGTGGATACCAAGGCCTTCTGAACAACGATATTTTCCCAATGGATCTCCGTAGTGTTGGTGATATCATCCAACGTGGGGGCACCGTTCTACAATCAGCGCGTTGTAAAGAGTTCTACACAGCCGAAGGTCAGGAAAAGGGAGCGGATATTCTTCGTGCTCGTGGCATCGACGGTTTGGTTGTTATCGGTGGAGACGGCTCTTACAATGGTGCGAACAAGTTAAGTAAGCTGGGCATCAACACGATGGGTCTTCCAGGAACCATTGACAACGACATCTCATTCACTGATTACACCATCGGATTCGATACAGCGGTAAGTGTAGTTGTTGATGCAGTGAACAAATTGCGGGATACGATGTCTTCCCATGAGCGCTCTTCCATCGTTGAGGTCATGGGTCGTCATTGCGGCGATATTGCTCTGCACGCAGGACTTGCTTCTGGTGCGGAAACGATTCTCGTTCCTGAAGTACCGTTTGATATGGATGAAGTAGCAGATCGAATGAAAGCGAACTTCGCTCATGGCAAACGTCACAGTATCATCATCGTTGCAGAAGGTGTAGGTAAAGGTGAGGATGTTGCAAAAGAATTAATGGAGCGTTGTCCTACGTATGAACCGCGAGTAACGGTGTTGGGTCACATTCAACGTGGAGGTACACCAACTCCATTCGACCGTAACTTGGCAAGTCGACTAGGTGACTTCGCTGTTCGCAGTCTGATTGCAGGTGAGACGGATAAAGGTTGTGGTATTATCAAAGGTGAGCTTGTCCTCACTGATATTGATAAAGTCGTGAATACGAAAAAAGATTTTGATGTGGAAACGTATGAACTGGCACAACGTTTGTCCCAATAA
- a CDS encoding MATE family efflux transporter, which yields MTTTSFSQKAKQFLIIFLPIFTTQIALSAMSFFDTNMSGKFSPSDLAGVAIGTSLWMPVQTGLSGILIGITPVVSHLLGAKRKDQIGYNVIQALYLGFAVSLFVLAAGALLLKPILNAMPLEPRVAQVALYFLSALAFGITPLFGYTVLRSFMDALGQTRISMLITLISLPVNILLNYLLIFGRWGFPQLGGVGAGVASAVTYWLIFLISLFVVHRVEPFAQYGIFRQMSKVSFGKWKELLKIGIPIGFATFFETSIFAAVTLLMSRFDTITIAAHQAALNFASTLYMLPVSICMALTILVGFEAGAGRAKDAKQYSLLGIGGAIVLSLLTAVVLLVFGEQIAGLYSNDQQVIALTQHFLIYAIFFQISDAIATPTQGALRGYKDVNPALIITFVAYWIIGLPVGYITATYTSLGAFGYWVGLITGLAVGAVALLWRLFLVQRKAATEA from the coding sequence ATGACCACAACAAGCTTTTCACAGAAAGCAAAACAATTTTTGATCATATTTCTACCTATTTTCACCACACAGATTGCCTTATCTGCCATGTCATTCTTCGATACCAACATGTCAGGCAAATTTTCTCCATCTGACCTGGCAGGTGTAGCCATTGGTACAAGTCTGTGGATGCCTGTACAGACAGGTCTTAGTGGTATTCTAATCGGAATAACACCTGTTGTTTCCCATTTACTCGGCGCTAAACGCAAGGATCAGATCGGCTACAATGTTATACAGGCTTTATATCTTGGCTTTGCAGTCAGTTTATTCGTTCTTGCCGCTGGAGCCTTGTTGTTAAAGCCCATTTTGAATGCTATGCCGCTGGAGCCGCGAGTGGCTCAGGTTGCTCTTTACTTTTTGAGCGCCCTTGCCTTCGGCATAACTCCCCTATTCGGGTATACCGTTCTTCGAAGCTTTATGGACGCTCTCGGGCAGACGCGAATTAGTATGTTAATTACGTTGATCTCATTACCTGTGAACATACTGCTGAACTACCTGCTTATTTTCGGACGTTGGGGCTTTCCTCAATTAGGCGGAGTAGGCGCTGGTGTAGCTTCTGCCGTTACCTATTGGCTCATATTCCTTATCAGTCTTTTCGTTGTACATCGGGTAGAACCATTCGCTCAGTATGGCATTTTCCGTCAAATGTCTAAAGTATCATTTGGAAAGTGGAAAGAACTTCTCAAAATTGGAATCCCCATCGGATTCGCTACCTTTTTTGAAACCTCTATTTTTGCAGCTGTTACGCTGTTGATGAGTCGTTTCGATACGATTACGATTGCTGCTCATCAGGCTGCCCTGAATTTCGCTTCTACGCTCTATATGTTACCTGTAAGCATCTGTATGGCTCTTACGATCCTAGTAGGCTTTGAAGCAGGTGCTGGGCGAGCCAAAGATGCGAAACAATATAGCCTCCTTGGCATTGGCGGGGCGATTGTGTTGTCTTTGTTAACCGCCGTCGTATTGCTTGTATTCGGTGAACAAATTGCCGGTCTCTATTCGAATGATCAGCAAGTTATTGCACTGACGCAGCACTTTTTGATCTATGCGATCTTCTTTCAGATTTCGGATGCCATCGCTACGCCGACGCAGGGAGCGCTTCGAGGGTATAAGGACGTGAACCCCGCTCTTATCATTACGTTTGTAGCCTATTGGATCATCGGGCTGCCGGTTGGATATATTACAGCCACGTATACGTCCCTTGGTGCTTTTGGTTACTGGGTTGGATTGATTACAGGTCTGGCTGTCGGTGCGGTAGCATTGCTGTGGAGACTGTTCCTGGTACAGCGCAAAGCTGCCACTGAAGCATAA
- a CDS encoding putative glycoside hydrolase — protein MNMFWALLAMAWGSFSGSSVTSDQGVQAFPSITNNFNTAIIQSQQDQVVIDADNPPAKIDPQPDAPIVKGIYVTAYSAGGARMKELLELIDNSELNSMVIDIKDDLGYITYPTENKTLLEMGTSQPFIRDIDALMKRLQKHEVYPIARVVVFKDTILAEKNPELSFKNKDGSVWANSKGDSFVNPYSKEVWDYNVAIAKEAAKLGFKEIQFDYVRFPEGFENRADTLKYTKTDKSRVDIVAEFVQYARKELAPLGVRVSVDIFGYAASVPAAEGIGQDFVKISENVDVISPMVYPSHYSTGWYGVKDPDKDPYTTIKGSMEDTHKKLDPTKELKPIIRPWIQDFTASWLGSGHYVKYGKKQVEDQIKAMKDMNVDEYLLWNASNRYTPGVNYE, from the coding sequence ATGAATATGTTTTGGGCCTTACTTGCCATGGCCTGGGGAAGCTTCAGCGGTTCTTCGGTAACATCAGATCAGGGAGTGCAGGCATTTCCATCGATAACGAATAACTTTAATACAGCTATTATTCAATCTCAACAAGATCAGGTGGTCATCGATGCAGACAATCCCCCTGCTAAAATTGATCCTCAACCCGACGCACCCATTGTCAAAGGTATTTATGTAACTGCCTATAGTGCTGGTGGGGCACGCATGAAAGAATTACTGGAACTAATAGACAATTCAGAGTTGAACTCCATGGTCATCGATATTAAAGACGATCTAGGATATATTACATACCCCACAGAAAATAAAACGTTACTGGAAATGGGTACATCCCAACCTTTTATTCGGGATATTGATGCACTGATGAAAAGACTTCAGAAACATGAGGTGTATCCCATCGCACGAGTCGTCGTTTTCAAAGATACCATTTTGGCTGAAAAGAATCCGGAACTTTCTTTCAAGAACAAAGACGGAAGCGTCTGGGCCAACAGTAAGGGAGACAGCTTTGTGAACCCTTATAGCAAAGAGGTGTGGGATTACAATGTTGCAATTGCCAAAGAAGCAGCAAAACTAGGATTCAAAGAAATTCAATTTGACTATGTTCGGTTCCCGGAAGGCTTTGAGAATCGCGCGGATACGTTAAAATATACGAAAACAGACAAATCACGAGTTGATATTGTGGCTGAGTTCGTACAGTACGCTCGTAAAGAGCTTGCTCCATTGGGCGTTAGAGTATCTGTCGATATATTTGGATATGCGGCATCTGTCCCTGCTGCTGAAGGGATTGGACAGGATTTTGTGAAGATTTCAGAGAATGTAGATGTGATCTCACCCATGGTATACCCTAGTCATTACTCTACAGGCTGGTACGGCGTGAAGGATCCGGACAAAGACCCATATACAACGATCAAAGGATCCATGGAAGATACACATAAGAAGCTTGATCCAACCAAGGAGCTTAAGCCGATTATACGGCCATGGATTCAAGATTTTACGGCTAGCTGGTTAGGTAGTGGGCATTACGTGAAATACGGGAAGAAACAAGTCGAAGACCAGATTAAAGCTATGAAAGATATGAATGTGGATGAATATCTACTATGGAATGCATCCAATCGTTATACGCCAGGTGTTAATTACGAATAA
- a CDS encoding YitT family protein gives MPKIIWHCLVIILGAAAIACGFNWFLIPHQMLSGGVSGISMLLGYFTTLNLSIMYFVLNIPLLIAGWFILGRRFIILSIVSVAATSWFIGLLPVFAVSPDPLLSCVFGGILVGLGTGISFRVGGSTGGLDIVGSIFTRNRDFPIGTVMAGMNGAIIMLAGYLSDNWTIALASMVSIYITGKVLDLIHISHIKVTLYIITNETEAMLKKLLVRPRGVTKIKTQGAYTDIEKDMLMTVTTRYELVEIKRIIKETDPKAFVNIVETVGVMGSFRRS, from the coding sequence TTGCCCAAAATAATTTGGCACTGTTTAGTGATCATTTTGGGTGCTGCAGCTATTGCCTGCGGCTTCAACTGGTTCTTAATTCCGCATCAAATGCTTAGCGGCGGGGTATCCGGTATTTCCATGCTTCTGGGTTATTTCACAACCCTGAATCTTAGTATAATGTATTTTGTTCTTAACATTCCCTTGCTCATCGCAGGTTGGTTTATTCTTGGACGACGTTTCATTATATTGAGTATTGTCTCTGTAGCAGCCACATCCTGGTTTATCGGTTTGCTGCCTGTTTTTGCTGTGTCACCAGATCCTCTGCTTAGCTGTGTGTTTGGTGGTATTCTTGTTGGATTGGGCACAGGCATTTCGTTCCGAGTGGGCGGTTCAACCGGTGGGCTTGATATTGTCGGTTCGATCTTCACACGTAACCGTGACTTCCCTATCGGTACCGTTATGGCCGGTATGAACGGAGCGATTATTATGCTCGCTGGTTACTTGAGTGATAATTGGACTATTGCCTTGGCATCCATGGTATCCATCTATATCACAGGTAAAGTGCTGGATCTGATCCACATCAGCCACATCAAAGTAACACTGTACATCATTACGAATGAGACCGAGGCCATGCTGAAGAAATTACTCGTTCGTCCACGCGGAGTTACAAAGATTAAAACCCAAGGAGCATATACCGATATCGAAAAGGACATGTTAATGACTGTAACGACTCGATATGAGCTGGTTGAGATCAAACGAATCATTAAAGAAACCGACCCAAAAGCATTTGTGAATATTGTGGAAACGGTTGGCGTTATGGGTTCCTTCCGTCGAAGTTAA
- a CDS encoding DEAD/DEAH box helicase, producing the protein MTNLNFADFNLEPLVLQAITELGFEEATPIQSKSIPIALQGRDLIGQAQTGTGKTAAFGIPLISKISKTDDKIRALIMAPTRELAIQVAEEIEKLTRFKGLRSLPIYGGQDIVRQIRALKRKPQIIIGTPGRLLDHINRKTIKLDDVQTVVLDEADEMLDMGFMEDIQSILKQVPDDRQTMLFSATMPPNIQKLAQQFLNNPEHVSVIPKQVSAPLIDQAYIEVPERQKFEALSRLLDMESPELAIVFGRTKRRVDELAEALQKRGYSADGLHGDLSQNQRDTVMRKFRDGSIDVLVATDVAARGLDVSGVTHVVNFDLPQDPESYVHRIGRTGRAGKEGAAWSFVTPREIDHLHFIERVTRHRIPRKPLPTMAEAVEGKQRLTAERLLEIVQSGELNEYKGIAIQMLEQYDSVQLLSAALKLLTGDKKDAQVDLTPEDPIRAKRRKPDVRSGGRKPSGYSGNRSGGGGGYNRDRNSSGGGRGGYNRDRNSGGSGSREGGYNRDRKPRPSNNEGRRPAKDSSFE; encoded by the coding sequence TTGACAAATTTAAATTTCGCAGATTTCAATCTTGAACCACTGGTGCTACAAGCCATCACTGAGCTCGGGTTTGAGGAAGCAACACCGATTCAATCCAAATCGATTCCTATCGCACTTCAAGGCAGAGATTTGATCGGTCAAGCTCAAACAGGTACAGGTAAAACAGCAGCATTCGGTATTCCATTGATTAGCAAAATCTCCAAGACTGACGACAAAATCCGCGCCCTCATCATGGCACCTACACGCGAGCTTGCGATCCAAGTTGCCGAAGAGATCGAAAAACTCACTCGCTTCAAAGGATTGCGCTCCCTGCCAATCTACGGAGGACAAGATATTGTTCGCCAAATCCGTGCACTGAAAAGAAAACCACAAATTATCATTGGTACACCTGGACGTCTTCTAGACCACATCAACCGTAAAACAATCAAACTTGATGATGTACAAACGGTTGTATTGGATGAAGCAGATGAAATGCTCGACATGGGTTTCATGGAGGATATTCAATCGATCCTGAAACAAGTTCCAGATGACCGTCAAACAATGCTGTTCTCAGCAACAATGCCTCCTAACATTCAAAAATTGGCTCAACAATTCCTTAACAACCCTGAGCATGTATCCGTAATTCCGAAACAAGTTAGTGCACCTCTGATTGACCAAGCTTACATCGAAGTGCCTGAGCGTCAAAAATTCGAGGCATTGAGCCGTTTGCTGGATATGGAATCTCCAGAACTGGCAATTGTATTCGGACGTACGAAACGTCGTGTTGACGAATTGGCTGAAGCGTTGCAAAAACGTGGTTATTCTGCTGATGGTCTCCATGGTGACCTATCTCAAAACCAACGTGATACAGTAATGCGTAAGTTCCGTGACGGCAGCATTGATGTACTCGTTGCAACTGACGTTGCTGCTCGTGGTCTCGACGTATCCGGCGTAACTCACGTTGTGAACTTTGACCTTCCACAAGATCCTGAGAGCTATGTTCACCGTATCGGTCGTACTGGCCGTGCTGGTAAAGAGGGTGCTGCTTGGTCATTCGTTACACCACGTGAGATCGATCACTTGCACTTTATTGAGCGTGTAACGCGTCATCGTATTCCACGTAAACCATTACCAACAATGGCAGAGGCTGTAGAAGGTAAACAACGCTTGACAGCTGAGCGTTTGCTTGAGATCGTACAATCTGGTGAACTGAATGAATACAAAGGCATTGCTATTCAGATGCTTGAGCAATATGATTCGGTTCAACTCTTGTCGGCTGCTCTGAAGCTCCTGACAGGTGACAAAAAAGATGCACAAGTTGATCTGACTCCAGAAGATCCAATCCGTGCTAAACGTCGTAAACCAGATGTTCGCTCCGGTGGACGTAAACCATCAGGTTACAGTGGTAACCGCAGTGGCGGTGGCGGCGGCTACAACCGTGATCGCAACAGCAGTGGCGGCGGACGTGGTGGCTACAACCGCGATCGTAACAGCGGTGGAAGTGGAAGCAGAGAAGGTGGTTACAACCGTGACCGCAAACCTCGTCCAAGCAACAATGAAGGACGTCGTCCTGCCAAAGATTCATCTTTTGAATAA
- a CDS encoding YesL family protein, with translation MEFKGAMGGIYRLTEWITRLAATNLLWAICSSPFLFFMIMKVLVMQQNLANESLQMNWAMAIVAPLTLFPATSALFTVVRKWNMGDTDVPIFRTFFVGYKENYKQSLIGGIFYTLLFAIMYLDYTVYMTQFKNMQLVGIIMLVLLLLLFVSLFNFFSMVVHYHMSIGLIIKNAVLLTLIRPFRVFSTLLGSGLLIYIGSRYPVLFVFFIVSIIAWFAFFNFYATFMKMQEQMEKMQKQKEEEEAAQAGDAVETIEGANPVEDKNETLRK, from the coding sequence TTGGAATTTAAAGGAGCTATGGGCGGGATATACAGGCTTACAGAGTGGATTACACGACTTGCCGCAACCAACTTGTTGTGGGCTATTTGCTCGTCTCCATTCTTGTTTTTCATGATTATGAAGGTCTTAGTAATGCAACAGAACTTGGCTAACGAATCATTGCAAATGAACTGGGCTATGGCGATTGTGGCACCGCTTACACTGTTCCCGGCAACCTCGGCTTTATTTACGGTTGTGCGTAAATGGAATATGGGTGATACGGATGTACCGATTTTCCGCACGTTCTTTGTAGGTTACAAAGAGAATTACAAGCAAAGTTTGATCGGTGGTATATTCTATACACTGCTTTTTGCCATTATGTATCTAGATTACACGGTTTATATGACACAGTTCAAAAATATGCAGCTCGTAGGTATCATCATGCTTGTGTTGCTGCTGCTATTGTTCGTTTCACTGTTTAACTTTTTCTCAATGGTTGTGCACTACCATATGTCGATTGGATTAATTATCAAAAATGCAGTTTTGTTAACGCTAATTAGACCGTTTCGTGTATTTTCAACCTTGCTGGGAAGTGGGTTGTTAATTTACATCGGCTCTAGGTATCCAGTATTGTTTGTCTTCTTTATTGTAAGCATTATCGCTTGGTTCGCGTTCTTTAATTTCTATGCTACCTTCATGAAGATGCAAGAGCAGATGGAGAAAATGCAGAAGCAGAAGGAAGAAGAGGAAGCGGCACAAGCTGGAGATGCTGTCGAAACAATTGAGGGTGCAAACCCTGTGGAAGACAAAAACGAAACACTGCGAAAATAA
- a CDS encoding DUF1499 domain-containing protein — protein sequence MTLKRTLVGIIRSMEGTSDRAKDPKLKTRYYNLSKERAWEEVSSTLKKIPGYKVLHEVPSVGEIILEKRTTFGRTMDITVSIISVSPVRSAVDMYSASRGSLGDLGSNYRTIMNLFSVLDKKLAKYKAND from the coding sequence TTGACCTTAAAGAGAACGCTCGTAGGTATCATCCGAAGCATGGAGGGAACCAGCGATCGAGCCAAGGATCCCAAATTAAAAACACGGTATTATAACCTATCTAAAGAGAGAGCGTGGGAAGAGGTTTCTTCTACACTAAAGAAAATCCCAGGTTATAAAGTGCTGCACGAAGTGCCATCTGTTGGAGAGATTATCTTGGAAAAGCGTACAACGTTTGGCCGGACGATGGATATCACCGTTTCTATTATCTCCGTTAGCCCTGTGCGTAGTGCGGTAGATATGTATTCTGCTTCACGTGGTTCACTTGGAGATCTGGGATCGAATTATCGTACAATTATGAATCTATTCTCTGTGCTTGATAAGAAGCTGGCAAAATACAAAGCAAATGATTAG
- the tpx gene encoding thiol peroxidase: protein MAQERTGAATFKGNPITLIGPELKVGDQAPDFTLSKNLIEEVSLKDYAGKIKLISVVPSLDTGVCDAQTRRFNVEAGELGDNVVVLTVSVDLPFAQERWCGAAGVDRVVTLSDYKTRSFGENYGVLIKEFQLDMRSIFVVDAEDKITYVEYLPEMTESPNFEQAIAAVKALL from the coding sequence ATGGCACAAGAACGTACAGGCGCAGCTACATTCAAAGGTAACCCTATCACATTGATCGGTCCTGAACTGAAAGTAGGCGATCAAGCACCTGATTTTACACTCAGCAAAAACCTGATTGAAGAAGTATCTCTGAAAGACTATGCAGGCAAAATTAAATTGATTAGCGTTGTTCCTTCCCTGGACACCGGCGTATGTGATGCGCAGACTCGTCGCTTCAACGTTGAAGCTGGAGAGCTCGGAGACAACGTAGTTGTCCTGACTGTAAGCGTAGACCTTCCGTTTGCACAGGAACGGTGGTGCGGAGCAGCCGGCGTAGACCGCGTTGTTACTTTGTCTGATTACAAAACACGCTCATTCGGTGAAAATTACGGTGTTCTGATCAAGGAATTCCAACTGGACATGCGTTCCATTTTCGTAGTGGATGCCGAAGATAAGATTACATATGTGGAGTATCTGCCTGAAATGACAGAATCCCCTAACTTCGAGCAAGCCATTGCTGCAGTAAAAGCTCTGCTGTAG
- a CDS encoding rhomboid family intramembrane serine protease — protein MIFIRYENWKSYLKFFPLTSMLLVANVVMFILLSLNGGSTNPVTLVEWGALTNLPVYSEEWWRHFTSIFLHAGFSHLLFNSFALVVFAPPMERILGSIRYGVLYLASGVLGNVLALAWYNSLGQTTISVGASGAVYGIYGAFLYVALFQRTIMDESSRKTLYTLLVFGIIFSFAMSGINWMAHLGGLLGGFFIYGLIIRLWRPRMLKR, from the coding sequence ATGATATTTATTAGGTATGAGAACTGGAAGAGTTATTTGAAGTTTTTCCCTTTGACGTCAATGTTATTAGTTGCAAATGTAGTGATGTTCATTCTTTTGTCTTTGAATGGTGGTTCAACCAATCCTGTAACCTTGGTCGAGTGGGGGGCACTGACGAACCTTCCGGTTTATTCGGAGGAGTGGTGGCGGCACTTTACGTCCATTTTCCTACACGCTGGTTTTAGTCACTTGTTATTCAACAGTTTTGCTCTCGTTGTGTTTGCGCCTCCGATGGAGCGAATCCTCGGGTCAATCAGGTATGGAGTGTTGTACCTTGCTAGCGGTGTTTTGGGCAATGTGCTCGCACTTGCTTGGTACAATTCATTGGGGCAAACAACTATATCCGTTGGTGCCTCGGGCGCGGTGTACGGTATTTATGGTGCGTTTCTGTATGTTGCCTTGTTCCAGCGAACCATCATGGATGAATCTTCGCGCAAAACGTTATATACACTGCTTGTATTCGGGATTATATTCTCGTTTGCGATGTCGGGGATTAACTGGATGGCTCACTTAGGTGGATTATTAGGTGGATTCTTTATTTATGGACTTATCATTCGGTTGTGGCGTCCGCGGATGTTAAAGAGGTAA